In a genomic window of Vallitalea okinawensis:
- a CDS encoding Lrp/AsnC family transcriptional regulator — MDKIDLSIIHLLQQNARMSISEISSKVNLSISAVSERLKKLENSNLIKQYTAIINPESFQKDLTVIMFVSLERSQYSTKFMEFVETEEEVLECHYIAGTYDYALKVITKNTESLQSIINKLKSLPGIRKTQTNVVLSSVKNNYSITPKLEETKKKI; from the coding sequence ATGGATAAAATTGATTTAAGTATTATTCATCTTCTTCAACAAAATGCTAGAATGTCAATCTCTGAGATTAGCAGTAAAGTTAATCTCTCCATCTCAGCTGTTAGCGAACGCCTTAAGAAGCTTGAAAACTCTAACTTAATCAAGCAGTATACAGCAATTATTAATCCTGAAAGTTTTCAGAAGGATTTAACTGTTATTATGTTTGTAAGCTTAGAACGTTCTCAATATTCCACAAAATTTATGGAATTTGTTGAGACTGAAGAAGAGGTTCTTGAGTGTCATTATATTGCTGGGACTTATGATTACGCATTAAAAGTAATCACAAAGAATACTGAAAGTTTACAATCTATTATCAACAAACTCAAAAGTTTACCTGGCATTAGGAAAACTCAAACCAATGTAGTCTTATCTTCTGTTAAGAATAACTACTCTATTACTCCTAAGCTAGAAGAAACTAAAAAGAAAATTTAA
- the ald gene encoding alanine dehydrogenase produces the protein MIIGVPKEIKNNENRVGLTPGGVKTLVKNGHSALVEATAGVGSGFSDQEYIDAGAQIYHDKEKLFLDADMIVKVKEPLACEYDLFKEGQTLYTYLHLAPNPELTKALLDKKVTGIAYETVEFPDRSLPLLTPMSAVAGRMSVQVGAHLLQKYVGGIGMLLGGVPGVKPAEVVIIGGGVVGTNAAKMAVGLGAHVTILDVNNARLAYLDDIFEGRVTTLAANDHNLEEAIKNCDLLVGAVLVTGESAPKIVTEDMVKAMHDGAVIVDVAIDQGGSIETIDRVTTHDNPFYVKHGVLHYSVANMPGAVPRTSTFALESATLGYAVKLANMGPVEAMKADPCLRLGLNTYDGQVTHEGVADSLGYEYKDPMSLF, from the coding sequence ATGATTATTGGTGTACCAAAAGAGATTAAGAACAATGAAAACCGTGTAGGTTTAACTCCAGGTGGTGTAAAAACTTTAGTAAAAAATGGTCATTCTGCATTGGTTGAAGCTACCGCTGGTGTTGGAAGTGGATTTTCTGATCAAGAATACATCGATGCTGGAGCTCAAATCTATCATGATAAAGAAAAATTATTCCTTGATGCAGATATGATCGTAAAAGTTAAAGAACCTTTAGCTTGTGAATACGATTTATTCAAAGAAGGTCAAACATTATATACTTACTTACATTTAGCGCCAAATCCAGAGTTAACTAAAGCTCTATTAGATAAAAAAGTAACTGGTATCGCTTATGAAACTGTTGAATTCCCAGATCGTTCTTTACCTTTATTAACTCCTATGAGTGCTGTAGCTGGTAGAATGTCTGTTCAAGTTGGTGCTCACCTACTTCAGAAATATGTTGGTGGTATTGGTATGTTACTAGGTGGTGTACCTGGTGTTAAGCCAGCTGAAGTTGTTATCATCGGTGGTGGTGTTGTTGGTACTAATGCAGCGAAAATGGCTGTTGGTTTAGGTGCTCACGTTACTATCTTAGACGTAAACAACGCTAGATTAGCTTACTTAGATGATATATTTGAAGGCAGAGTTACTACTCTTGCAGCTAATGATCACAATCTTGAAGAAGCAATTAAAAACTGCGATTTACTTGTAGGTGCTGTACTTGTTACTGGTGAAAGCGCACCTAAGATTGTTACAGAAGATATGGTTAAAGCTATGCATGATGGTGCTGTTATCGTTGACGTTGCTATCGACCAAGGTGGTTCAATTGAAACCATTGATCGTGTTACAACTCATGATAATCCATTCTATGTAAAACATGGTGTATTACACTACTCTGTTGCTAATATGCCTGGTGCAGTTCCAAGAACATCTACATTCGCATTAGAGTCTGCTACATTGGGCTATGCTGTTAAATTAGCTAATATGGGTCCAGTTGAAGCAATGAAAGCTGATCCTTGCTTAAGATTAGGTTTAAACACTTATGATGGTCAAGTAACTCATGAAGGTGTTGCAGATAGCCTTGGTTACGAATACAAAGACCCAATGTCACTATTCTAG
- the lepB gene encoding signal peptidase I codes for MNEPKVEDNVKTSVEENDSFLRTVWLWVRDIGLCLIIAWLFITFVAQNTYVDGTSMNPTLEHGDYVIINKFIYNFTEPDYKDIIVFPYENNPANPFIKRVIGLPGDEVDIHDGAVYVNGVALVEDYITGNVEATGNVDFPVTVPEGEYFVMGDHRDVSYDSRSTKVGTIPEENIIGKAGLRIWPFKDFGFVK; via the coding sequence GTGAACGAACCAAAAGTTGAGGATAATGTGAAGACTTCGGTGGAAGAGAATGATAGTTTTCTTAGAACAGTTTGGCTATGGGTTCGGGATATTGGGCTATGCTTAATTATTGCTTGGCTCTTTATTACTTTTGTTGCTCAGAATACATATGTAGATGGTACATCCATGAATCCAACCTTGGAGCATGGTGATTACGTCATTATAAATAAATTTATATACAATTTTACTGAGCCTGATTATAAGGATATCATTGTGTTTCCTTATGAAAATAATCCTGCCAACCCTTTTATTAAGAGAGTTATTGGTTTACCAGGAGATGAGGTAGATATACATGATGGAGCTGTGTATGTTAATGGAGTAGCTTTAGTAGAAGATTATATTACAGGTAATGTAGAAGCTACAGGTAATGTAGATTTTCCAGTTACTGTACCAGAAGGTGAATACTTTGTTATGGGAGATCATCGTGACGTAAGTTATGACAGTCGATCTACCAAGGTCGGCACCATTCCTGAAGAAAATATAATAGGAAAAGCAGGACTGCGTATATGGCCATTTAAGGATTTTGGTTTTGTTAAGTGA
- a CDS encoding putative DNA-binding protein: MDKILEVTLLYDFYGELLTVKQKKICELYFLDDLSLSEVSEHLNISRQGVHDALKRSEKQLHHYEEKLKLVHRFVKQKKNVENIIDIVDSLKDNRNNGRAVLEKLEAIQALANDVLENY; encoded by the coding sequence ATGGATAAGATATTAGAAGTTACCCTTTTGTATGATTTTTATGGCGAACTTCTTACTGTAAAACAAAAAAAAATTTGTGAACTCTACTTTTTAGATGATTTATCCTTGAGTGAAGTATCTGAACATCTGAATATTAGTCGACAAGGCGTACATGATGCTCTTAAAAGAAGCGAAAAGCAATTGCATCATTACGAGGAAAAGCTAAAGTTAGTCCACCGCTTTGTCAAACAGAAAAAAAATGTAGAGAATATTATTGACATCGTTGACTCCTTAAAGGATAATAGAAATAATGGAAGAGCGGTGTTGGAGAAATTAGAGGCCATTCAAGCACTTGCCAACGACGTTCTAGAAAATTACTAG
- the rplS gene encoding 50S ribosomal protein L19 yields the protein MNNVIRELEQEQLKSDITPFNVGDTIRVHNRIKEGTRERIQVFEGTVIKRQHGSIRETFTVRRLSYGVGVEKTWPLHSPFVEKIEVIRRGKVRRARLHYLRDRVGKRAKVKELIK from the coding sequence ATGAATAACGTCATTCGTGAATTAGAGCAAGAACAATTAAAGAGCGATATTACACCTTTTAATGTAGGTGATACAATTCGTGTACACAACAGAATCAAAGAGGGTACTCGTGAAAGAATTCAGGTATTCGAAGGTACTGTTATCAAGAGACAACATGGTAGTATCAGAGAAACTTTCACAGTGAGAAGACTTTCTTATGGTGTTGGTGTTGAAAAAACTTGGCCATTACATTCACCATTCGTTGAGAAAATTGAAGTGATTCGTAGAGGTAAAGTTAGAAGAGCTAGACTTCACTACTTACGTGATAGAGTAGGTAAACGTGCTAAAGTAAAAGAATTAATCAAATAG
- the lepB gene encoding signal peptidase I, protein MSQISVSEDNKGKQIFLFIRDLVICVLIAFLFITFVAQNAVVSGESMYPTLEDGQFLIVNKFIYHLSEPERGDIIVFDHTESNRTERYIKRIIGTPGDEIDFRDGYVYINGQQYVEDYIKVVTMPTDSSVTYPITVPANNYFVLGDNRNKSKDSRYNIVGTVEEDLILGKASIRIWPITKFGFVE, encoded by the coding sequence ATGAGTCAAATATCCGTCAGTGAAGATAATAAAGGTAAGCAGATCTTTCTCTTTATCCGAGACTTAGTTATATGTGTATTGATAGCTTTTTTATTTATAACTTTTGTTGCCCAAAATGCAGTTGTTTCTGGAGAATCCATGTATCCTACATTAGAAGATGGTCAATTTTTAATTGTTAATAAATTTATATACCATCTTTCTGAACCAGAAAGAGGCGATATTATTGTTTTTGATCATACAGAAAGTAATCGTACAGAACGCTATATAAAGCGGATTATTGGTACACCAGGTGATGAAATTGATTTCAGAGATGGCTATGTATACATAAATGGGCAACAATATGTGGAAGACTATATAAAGGTGGTTACTATGCCAACTGATTCATCTGTTACCTATCCGATAACTGTACCTGCTAACAACTATTTTGTCCTGGGTGATAATCGTAATAAGAGTAAGGATAGTCGATATAACATAGTTGGTACTGTTGAAGAAGACTTAATTCTTGGAAAAGCGAGTATACGTATTTGGCCCATTACAAAATTCGGATTTGTTGAATAA
- the rimM gene encoding ribosome maturation factor RimM (Essential for efficient processing of 16S rRNA) — protein MSEYFEIGKIVNTHGIKGAVKVMPITDEPKRFELLKKVTVKTRKETREYTISKIQYQKDVLIITFEEVKDMTTAEMLKTAIIYIPREEALPLEDDEYYISDIYGLKVITEEGQELGVVDDIIFTGANEVYKVKGEKELLIPAIKECIKEVNINEGFMKVELMKGLLDL, from the coding sequence ATGAGTGAATACTTTGAAATAGGTAAAATAGTGAATACACATGGAATTAAAGGTGCTGTAAAGGTTATGCCTATAACAGATGAACCTAAGCGTTTCGAGCTACTAAAAAAGGTAACAGTTAAAACTAGGAAAGAAACTAGAGAGTATACTATCTCTAAGATTCAATATCAAAAGGATGTGCTGATCATTACTTTTGAGGAAGTTAAGGATATGACTACTGCCGAAATGCTTAAAACAGCCATCATATATATACCTCGTGAAGAGGCTTTACCCTTAGAAGATGATGAATACTATATCAGTGATATTTATGGCCTAAAAGTAATTACTGAAGAGGGACAAGAATTAGGTGTCGTTGATGATATTATCTTTACAGGAGCAAATGAAGTGTATAAAGTCAAAGGCGAGAAAGAACTCTTAATTCCGGCAATCAAAGAATGTATCAAAGAAGTTAATATAAATGAAGGTTTTATGAAAGTTGAGTTAATGAAAGGGTTACTAGATCTATGA
- the lepB gene encoding signal peptidase I, which translates to MERKDLMKEIWSWTKEIAIILFIVWFIISFVAQNTKVSGHSMEPTLSDGDFLIINKFIYDFAEPAKGDIVVFPHNGDESEIYIKRVIGLPGDEIDIRGGKVYVNEVMLEEDYVSEDIYNTGNIEYPFTVSEDKYFVMGDNRNNSYDSRYLEVGLVPIDEIIGKASIRIWPLNELGLVY; encoded by the coding sequence ATGGAAAGAAAAGATCTAATGAAAGAGATTTGGAGCTGGACCAAAGAGATAGCAATTATATTATTTATTGTATGGTTTATTATTAGTTTCGTTGCACAAAATACTAAAGTATCCGGTCATTCCATGGAACCAACTTTAAGCGATGGTGATTTTTTAATCATTAATAAGTTCATTTATGATTTTGCTGAGCCAGCCAAAGGAGATATCGTCGTTTTCCCACATAATGGTGATGAGAGTGAGATCTACATTAAACGAGTTATTGGCTTACCAGGAGACGAAATTGATATTCGCGGTGGTAAAGTCTATGTTAATGAGGTTATGTTAGAAGAAGACTATGTCAGTGAGGATATTTATAACACAGGAAACATTGAATATCCTTTTACAGTATCCGAAGATAAGTATTTTGTTATGGGTGATAATCGTAATAACAGTTATGATAGTCGTTATCTTGAAGTTGGTTTAGTTCCTATTGATGAAATAATTGGTAAAGCAAGCATTCGTATTTGGCCACTAAATGAATTAGGGCTAGTTTATTAG
- the rpsP gene encoding 30S ribosomal protein S16 — protein MAVKMRLKRMGAKKAPFYRIVVADSRSPRDGRFIEEIGTYNPTVEPSDIKINEELAKKWLSTGAQPTETVGKLLKHAGIVE, from the coding sequence ATGGCAGTAAAAATGAGATTAAAAAGAATGGGTGCTAAAAAAGCTCCTTTTTATAGAATCGTAGTAGCTGATTCAAGATCTCCTAGAGATGGTAGATTTATCGAGGAGATTGGAACATACAACCCAACAGTTGAACCAAGTGATATTAAAATCAATGAAGAATTAGCTAAGAAATGGTTATCAACAGGTGCTCAACCAACTGAAACTGTAGGTAAGTTATTAAAACATGCAGGTATCGTTGAATAA
- the ylqF gene encoding ribosome biogenesis GTPase YlqF yields the protein MNIQWYPGHMTKAKRMMQENLKLVDIVIELVDARIPFSSKNPDMNELSKNKQRVIAINKCDLGDDKVIKQWVQWYKEQGYGVVCINSINGKGLGRLLELSRELCKEKIERDKKRGRIFRPIRAMVVGIPNVGKSTFINKLVGKASAKTGNKPGVTKGKQWIKLKKDVELLDTPGILWPKFEDKNIALKVAYIGSIKDEILDTYTLSTNLAEYLREHYPSAIENRYAIDDISHLDGPHIIEEIADKRGFKKAGNELDIERAANLLVDEFRNSRLGRFTLEVPTDLEEANLS from the coding sequence ATGAATATACAATGGTATCCAGGTCATATGACAAAGGCTAAAAGGATGATGCAAGAGAATTTAAAACTTGTAGATATTGTTATCGAATTGGTTGATGCAAGAATACCTTTTAGCAGCAAAAATCCTGATATGAATGAATTATCAAAGAATAAGCAGCGAGTAATTGCAATTAATAAATGTGACCTTGGTGACGATAAAGTCATTAAACAATGGGTCCAGTGGTACAAAGAACAAGGTTACGGGGTTGTATGTATTAACTCCATTAATGGCAAAGGTTTAGGTAGGTTACTTGAGTTATCGAGAGAATTATGTAAAGAAAAGATTGAACGTGATAAAAAGCGTGGTAGGATTTTTAGACCAATTCGAGCAATGGTTGTTGGGATCCCCAATGTAGGCAAATCCACTTTTATCAATAAACTTGTAGGTAAGGCTAGCGCTAAGACTGGCAATAAGCCTGGAGTTACTAAAGGTAAGCAATGGATTAAGTTAAAAAAGGATGTAGAACTTTTGGATACACCTGGTATTTTATGGCCTAAATTTGAAGATAAAAATATTGCATTAAAAGTTGCTTATATTGGTTCTATTAAAGATGAAATTCTTGATACTTATACACTCTCAACAAATCTAGCTGAATACCTAAGAGAGCATTATCCTTCAGCTATAGAGAATCGTTATGCTATAGATGATATATCCCATTTAGATGGACCACACATTATTGAGGAAATTGCCGATAAACGTGGGTTTAAAAAAGCTGGTAATGAATTAGACATAGAAAGAGCAGCTAATCTATTAGTCGATGAATTTAGAAATAGTAGATTAGGACGCTTTACATTAGAGGTTCCAACAGATTTAGAAGAAGCAAATTTAAGTTAA
- the ftsY gene encoding signal recognition particle-docking protein FtsY has product MGFFDKLKAGLTKTRDQLIGGIEEVFSFHSEIDDDFYEELEEALILADMGVQTSTEITERLRDEVKARKLKYTNEVKSLVKEIITDMIDYDTTDLTKDDEMNIILVIGVNGVGKTTTIGKISNQLKENGKKVLLAAADTFRAAAIDQLKVWADRAAVDIIYHNENADPGAVVYDAVQAAKSRKVDVLICDTAGRLHNKKNLMNELAKLNKIINRELPDANKEVLLVLDSTTGQNALQQAKLFKEAADITGIILTKLDGTAKGGIIVAIQQELGIPVKYIGVGEGIDDLQPFNPKEFIDALFEWKEEEEV; this is encoded by the coding sequence ATGGGATTTTTTGATAAACTTAAAGCTGGACTAACAAAGACACGAGATCAATTAATTGGTGGAATAGAGGAAGTATTTAGTTTTCATTCAGAAATAGATGATGACTTCTATGAAGAGCTAGAGGAAGCATTAATTCTGGCTGATATGGGTGTTCAAACCAGTACAGAAATAACAGAAAGACTACGCGATGAAGTGAAGGCTAGAAAATTGAAGTACACCAATGAGGTTAAAAGCCTCGTTAAAGAAATTATTACTGATATGATTGATTATGATACTACAGATTTAACAAAAGATGATGAGATGAATATTATCCTTGTTATTGGTGTTAATGGCGTAGGGAAAACAACCACTATTGGTAAAATATCAAATCAATTAAAAGAAAATGGGAAAAAGGTTCTCCTTGCAGCTGCTGATACATTTAGAGCTGCTGCCATTGATCAACTAAAAGTATGGGCAGATAGAGCAGCAGTTGATATCATTTATCATAATGAAAACGCTGATCCAGGTGCTGTTGTATATGATGCTGTGCAGGCTGCAAAATCACGTAAAGTGGATGTGCTTATATGTGATACTGCAGGACGTTTACACAATAAGAAGAACCTTATGAATGAGTTAGCTAAGTTAAATAAAATTATTAACAGAGAATTACCTGATGCCAACAAAGAGGTTTTACTTGTATTAGATAGTACAACAGGTCAAAATGCATTACAGCAAGCAAAACTCTTCAAAGAAGCTGCAGATATAACAGGAATTATCTTAACAAAACTTGATGGAACAGCCAAAGGCGGTATTATTGTTGCTATCCAACAAGAGTTGGGGATACCTGTTAAGTACATTGGTGTAGGGGAAGGTATAGATGATCTTCAGCCATTTAATCCAAAAGAATTTATAGATGCCTTATTTGAATGGAAAGAGGAAGAAGAGGTATAG
- a CDS encoding KH domain-containing protein encodes MKDLVEVIAKALVDNPDAVQVNEVEGERSVIVELKVAPEDMGKVIGKQGRIAKAIRTVIKAAATKEEKKVVVEILP; translated from the coding sequence ATGAAAGACTTAGTAGAAGTTATTGCTAAAGCCTTAGTAGATAATCCTGATGCTGTGCAAGTTAATGAAGTTGAAGGAGAGCGTTCAGTTATTGTTGAACTAAAAGTAGCTCCTGAAGACATGGGAAAAGTGATTGGTAAGCAAGGAAGAATTGCTAAAGCAATCCGCACAGTCATTAAAGCGGCTGCTACAAAAGAAGAAAAGAAAGTAGTCGTAGAAATTTTACCATAA
- the ffh gene encoding signal recognition particle protein, with the protein MAFESLSDKLQGVFKKLKSKGKLSEKDVKAALREVKLALLEADVNFKVVKTFIKTIQERAIGQEVLESLTPGQHVIKIVHEELVNLMGATQSKLTFASTGITVIMMVGLQGAGKTTHTAKLAASLKKQGKRPLMVACDVYRPAAVKQLQVVGEQVDVPVFAMGTDHNPVDIAKAGIEHAKKNNLNLVLIDTAGRLHIDETMMEEIVAIKEVSKPHEILLVVDAMTGQDAVNVAETFDNALGIDGVILTKLDGDTRGGAALSIRQVTGKPIKYIGMGEKMDQLEAFHPDRMASRILGMGDVLTLIEKAQNSIDVENAAKMEQKLRTMDFNLEDFLDQMQQVKKMGSISQLIGMIPGMGSQLGDVEIDDGELGKIEAIILSMTKEERKTPSLLNASRKRRIAKGSGTSIQDINKLVKQFEQSKKMMKQMSGMMKGKKGGKGMLKFPFMG; encoded by the coding sequence ATGGCTTTTGAAAGTTTATCAGATAAATTACAAGGTGTATTTAAAAAACTTAAAAGCAAAGGGAAGCTTTCTGAAAAAGATGTAAAGGCAGCTCTTAGAGAAGTTAAATTAGCTTTATTAGAAGCAGACGTTAACTTTAAGGTGGTTAAGACTTTTATCAAAACCATACAAGAGAGAGCTATCGGGCAGGAAGTTTTAGAAAGTTTGACCCCAGGACAGCATGTTATAAAGATTGTTCATGAAGAACTGGTTAACTTGATGGGAGCAACTCAAAGTAAACTGACTTTTGCTTCTACAGGAATTACAGTCATAATGATGGTTGGTTTGCAAGGGGCCGGTAAGACCACTCATACTGCAAAATTAGCTGCTAGCTTGAAAAAACAGGGGAAGAGACCTTTAATGGTTGCCTGTGACGTCTATCGTCCAGCGGCTGTCAAGCAACTTCAAGTTGTTGGTGAGCAAGTTGATGTTCCAGTCTTTGCAATGGGAACAGATCATAATCCTGTTGATATTGCAAAAGCAGGGATTGAGCATGCGAAAAAGAATAACTTAAATTTAGTACTTATCGATACAGCTGGTCGATTACACATCGATGAAACAATGATGGAAGAAATCGTTGCTATAAAAGAAGTATCAAAACCGCATGAAATATTATTAGTAGTTGATGCTATGACAGGTCAGGATGCCGTTAATGTTGCTGAGACCTTCGATAATGCATTAGGTATAGATGGTGTCATACTTACTAAGCTTGATGGTGACACTAGAGGTGGTGCAGCACTTTCCATTCGTCAAGTTACTGGAAAACCTATTAAGTACATCGGTATGGGTGAAAAAATGGATCAACTAGAAGCATTCCACCCAGATCGTATGGCTTCCAGAATATTAGGCATGGGAGATGTACTAACTTTAATTGAAAAAGCACAAAATAGTATTGATGTTGAAAACGCCGCTAAGATGGAGCAGAAACTCCGTACAATGGATTTTAACTTAGAGGATTTCTTAGATCAAATGCAGCAAGTTAAAAAAATGGGGTCTATCAGCCAGTTAATTGGTATGATTCCAGGTATGGGTTCGCAACTTGGCGATGTTGAAATAGATGATGGTGAACTAGGTAAGATCGAAGCTATTATTTTGTCTATGACGAAAGAAGAGCGTAAAACACCTTCTCTTTTAAATGCTTCTCGCAAACGTCGTATTGCTAAAGGTTCAGGTACTTCTATACAAGATATTAATAAGCTTGTAAAGCAGTTTGAACAAAGCAAGAAGATGATGAAACAAATGAGTGGCATGATGAAAGGGAAAAAGGGTGGTAAGGGAATGTTAAAATTCCCATTCATGGGCTAA
- the trmD gene encoding tRNA (guanosine(37)-N1)-methyltransferase TrmD, with translation MIFHVLTLFPEMIDETVSHSVIGRAINSELINVNSINIRDYANNKHNQVDDYPYGGGPGMVMQPGPIYDAYQSLLNGKEKKRVVFLTPQGKTFNQKMAKELAKEEELVLLCGHYEGIDERVIEEIVTDEVSIGDYVLTGGELGAVVMIDAIARLVPGVLGSDDSSVDESFSNNLLEYPQYTRPKEFLGKSVPDILTSGHHANINKWRREQSLIRTLKKRPDLLDKADLSEEDQRFIKNSSKGL, from the coding sequence ATGATATTTCACGTACTAACATTATTTCCGGAAATGATTGATGAAACTGTAAGCCATAGTGTTATAGGTCGTGCGATCAATAGTGAGCTGATCAATGTTAATAGTATTAACATTAGAGATTATGCTAATAACAAGCATAATCAGGTAGATGATTATCCTTATGGAGGCGGTCCAGGTATGGTTATGCAACCGGGACCTATTTATGATGCTTATCAATCCTTATTAAACGGAAAAGAAAAAAAGAGAGTTGTCTTCTTAACACCTCAAGGTAAGACCTTTAATCAAAAGATGGCTAAAGAATTAGCTAAAGAAGAAGAGCTTGTTTTATTATGCGGTCATTATGAAGGTATCGATGAAAGAGTCATTGAAGAAATTGTTACGGATGAAGTTTCAATTGGTGATTATGTTTTAACTGGTGGCGAATTAGGTGCGGTTGTTATGATTGATGCCATTGCAAGATTAGTACCAGGCGTATTAGGAAGTGATGATTCAAGCGTTGATGAATCGTTTTCTAATAATCTATTGGAATATCCTCAGTATACCAGACCAAAAGAGTTTTTAGGGAAGAGTGTGCCTGATATCTTAACATCTGGACATCACGCTAATATCAATAAATGGAGAAGGGAGCAATCCTTAATTCGTACGCTGAAGAAAAGACCAGACTTACTGGATAAGGCAGACCTATCAGAGGAAGATCAACGATTTATTAAGAATTCTTCAAAAGGACTTTAA